The following coding sequences lie in one Pseudomonas sp. B33.4 genomic window:
- a CDS encoding carbon-nitrogen hydrolase family protein has product MRKLLYLTFSMALVAVLTTYAMWAADRPAGHYLSDLRIKVAIDQGTPGDRGNLLGIQPELFPTDYQSPERLHRKLAAYLQQAQDQGLLSEKTVVVLPENVGTWLLLSGEKDELYQAPSLAEAMNWLAASNPLLFARAWLSANGSDRLNDAYLRMKSRAMAKDYQSLFGGLAKEFHVTLVAGSIVLPEPSIRDGRLKPGSGALFNSSVVFGRDGVPLGQPQRQMHPVFDQREVIEGADKHQINVVDTPAGRLGVLIGSDSWYPDNYRTLDEQGAQLVAVPAQVFGQGAWNQPWRGYKGSSTPGSVSLKPGEVTEGQAWHRLTLTAQPPSSRAIAGISVFLRGQFWDKASSGQSFLSSNGQQFADGEARGARLLNIWL; this is encoded by the coding sequence ATGCGCAAACTTTTGTACCTGACGTTTTCCATGGCCCTGGTGGCTGTCCTTACTACCTACGCCATGTGGGCGGCGGACCGGCCGGCGGGGCACTACCTGTCGGACTTACGCATTAAAGTGGCGATTGATCAGGGCACGCCCGGCGACCGTGGCAATCTGCTGGGCATCCAGCCCGAGCTGTTTCCCACTGACTATCAAAGCCCCGAACGCCTGCACCGCAAACTCGCGGCGTATTTGCAGCAGGCCCAGGATCAAGGTCTGCTGAGCGAGAAAACCGTGGTGGTCTTGCCAGAGAACGTCGGCACCTGGTTGCTGCTCAGCGGCGAGAAAGACGAGCTGTATCAGGCGCCGTCCCTTGCCGAGGCGATGAACTGGCTGGCAGCGAGCAATCCGTTGTTGTTCGCCCGCGCCTGGCTCAGCGCCAATGGCAGCGACCGCCTCAACGACGCGTACCTGCGGATGAAATCCAGGGCGATGGCCAAGGATTACCAATCCCTGTTCGGCGGCCTGGCCAAGGAGTTTCACGTGACACTGGTGGCCGGCTCGATCGTGCTGCCGGAACCGAGCATCCGTGACGGCCGGCTGAAACCCGGCAGCGGCGCCTTGTTCAACAGCAGCGTGGTGTTCGGCCGTGACGGCGTGCCGCTTGGCCAGCCGCAGCGGCAGATGCACCCGGTGTTCGATCAGCGTGAAGTGATCGAAGGCGCAGACAAACACCAGATCAACGTGGTCGACACCCCGGCCGGACGCCTCGGCGTGCTGATTGGCAGCGACAGTTGGTATCCGGACAACTACCGCACACTCGACGAGCAAGGCGCACAATTGGTCGCGGTGCCGGCGCAGGTGTTCGGCCAGGGTGCGTGGAATCAACCGTGGCGCGGCTACAAAGGTTCAAGTACGCCGGGTTCGGTCAGCCTCAAACCCGGTGAAGTCACCGAAGGACAGGCCTGGCATCGTCTGACGCTGACCGCACAACCGCCGAGCAGTCGGGCGATTGCCGGCATCAGCGTGTTCCTGCGCGGGCAGTTCTGGGACAAGGCCAGTTCCGGTCAGAGTTTCCTCAGCAGCAACGGCCAGCAGTTCGCCGATGGCGAGGCCCGTGGCGCGCGTTTGTTGAACATCTGGTTGTAA
- a CDS encoding AraC family transcriptional regulator — MKPLPMRLGDLSVGFVHSLADAVRSHAADPQPLLEQYGLDAARLAEAGARLSIPRYMRLGHAAIQLTGNSALGLRMGQLSRLSQAGLAGVTAAQAPTVREAARCLIRFEALYGSNYRGQSSFHEDVHGAWLRFYSISPYNAYNRFVVDSIIAGWLHQLSSVSREPLRAERIDIEFEAPDYREAYSLLGDCPIQFGAERNQLRLNLDSLAQRNPEHCPSTWRHLLQLCERELEQLTRTRSLRERITQLLGPLLNGGREPDLEEVAARLKLPTWTLRRKLAEEGTQFRAILNDTRRDLAMTYIRDTELAFGEIAYLLGFASAEAFQRAFKRWSGQTPGEFRRSHRKSA; from the coding sequence ATGAAACCACTGCCGATGCGCCTCGGGGATCTGTCGGTGGGCTTTGTGCACAGCCTCGCCGATGCGGTGCGCAGTCATGCGGCCGATCCGCAGCCGTTGCTCGAGCAATATGGTCTGGACGCCGCGCGACTGGCCGAGGCCGGGGCACGCTTGTCGATTCCGCGCTACATGCGTCTGGGCCACGCGGCGATTCAGTTGACCGGCAATTCGGCACTGGGCTTGCGCATGGGCCAGCTCAGTCGCCTGAGCCAGGCCGGGTTGGCCGGTGTCACTGCCGCCCAAGCGCCAACCGTGCGCGAAGCCGCACGCTGCCTGATCCGTTTCGAGGCGCTGTACGGCTCCAACTACCGTGGCCAGTCGAGTTTTCACGAGGACGTCCATGGCGCGTGGCTGCGTTTCTATTCGATCAGCCCGTACAACGCCTATAACCGTTTTGTCGTGGACTCGATCATCGCCGGGTGGCTGCATCAGCTCTCCAGTGTCAGCCGCGAGCCGCTGCGCGCGGAACGCATCGACATCGAATTCGAAGCGCCTGATTACCGCGAGGCTTACAGTTTGCTGGGCGACTGCCCGATCCAGTTTGGCGCCGAACGCAATCAGCTGCGCCTGAACCTCGACAGCCTCGCACAGCGTAATCCCGAGCATTGCCCGAGCACCTGGCGGCATCTGCTGCAGTTGTGTGAGCGGGAACTGGAACAATTGACCCGCACCCGCAGCCTGCGTGAACGCATCACTCAGCTGTTGGGGCCGTTGCTCAATGGTGGCCGGGAACCCGACCTGGAAGAAGTGGCGGCACGTCTGAAGCTCCCGACCTGGACGTTGCGGCGCAAACTGGCTGAGGAAGGCACACAATTTCGCGCAATCCTCAACGACACGCGCCGTGATCTGGCAATGACCTACATCCGCGATACTGAACTGGCCTTCGGCGAAATCGCCTACTTGCTGGGTTTTGCTTCAGCCGAAGCGTTCCAGCGAGCCTTCAAACGCTGGAGCGGTCAGACGCCCGGCGAATTCCGTCGCAGCCATCGTAAATCCGCCTGA
- a CDS encoding DUF2242 domain-containing protein, with the protein MLISTPMRVVGLALLLTAVAGCSKDKPMYEHENFDDSGTFSRNYPVTDSVSCEAARRALLSQGYIITSSDPKLVSGHKSFQQTGDTHMEISFNVVCADDGSAGHHATMFANALQDRYALKKTNNSASLGVGVLGSVSMPIGSSDDSMVKVASETVTAQKFYERFFTLVEQFLPADAKKAAHIEEKPKADLGVPEVKAAPAALTPTPTPAAEPAATPAPAAEPAPAPAETAPITPAPSAEPAPATETITPPTNPDIPPPSEPIPAMPASGQ; encoded by the coding sequence ATGTTGATTTCCACTCCCATGCGTGTAGTCGGGTTGGCGCTGTTGTTGACCGCTGTTGCCGGCTGTTCGAAAGACAAGCCGATGTATGAGCATGAGAACTTCGATGACTCCGGTACGTTTTCGCGCAATTACCCGGTGACCGACTCGGTCAGTTGCGAAGCGGCTCGCCGTGCGTTGCTCAGCCAGGGCTACATCATTACCAGCAGCGACCCGAAACTGGTCAGCGGCCACAAGAGTTTCCAGCAAACCGGCGACACCCACATGGAGATCAGCTTCAACGTGGTCTGCGCCGATGACGGCAGCGCCGGGCACCATGCGACGATGTTCGCCAATGCCTTGCAGGATCGTTACGCACTGAAGAAGACCAACAACTCGGCCAGTCTCGGCGTGGGTGTGCTGGGCTCGGTGTCGATGCCGATCGGCTCGTCCGACGATTCGATGGTCAAGGTGGCCAGCGAGACGGTGACCGCGCAGAAGTTCTATGAGCGTTTCTTTACGTTGGTCGAGCAGTTCCTGCCGGCAGATGCGAAGAAAGCCGCGCACATCGAAGAGAAACCGAAAGCTGACCTGGGTGTGCCCGAGGTGAAGGCTGCGCCGGCAGCGCTGACGCCAACGCCGACTCCGGCGGCCGAACCTGCAGCAACGCCGGCCCCGGCTGCAGAACCGGCGCCAGCACCTGCCGAGACCGCGCCGATCACCCCGGCGCCGAGCGCAGAACCTGCACCCGCGACCGAAACCATCACGCCACCGACCAACCCGGACATCCCGCCGCCATCCGAGCCGATTCCGGCGATGCCAGCGTCCGGCCAATAA
- a CDS encoding LysR family transcriptional regulator, with translation MDSLGSISVFVQVAETRSFTEAGRLQGVSSSAVGKSIARLEARLGVRLFQRTTRSVTLTSEGALFLQRCRRILAEVEAAEFELCDAAAKPHGKLRISLPQVHGLVMPVMNEFMALYPLIELDLDLTDRMVDVVEEGFDAVIRTGKPRDSRLMARALGEFHMVLVASPAYLAQRGVPQTPADLADHACLRHTFHATGKLETWPLIRVPDAAEPALPTRLVSTSIEAVGHAALAGMGIACLPDFMTREAEAQGRLQRVLDAHLEHTGQFWVLWPSSRHATAKLRVFIDHLALRLFPANEGR, from the coding sequence ATGGATAGCCTGGGCAGTATTTCGGTGTTTGTTCAGGTCGCCGAGACGCGCAGTTTTACTGAGGCTGGCCGGCTGCAAGGGGTGTCATCGTCGGCGGTGGGCAAAAGCATTGCGCGGCTGGAGGCGCGATTGGGCGTGCGGTTGTTTCAACGCACCACGCGCAGCGTCACGCTGACCAGTGAAGGTGCGCTGTTTCTTCAACGCTGTCGCAGGATCCTCGCGGAGGTCGAGGCGGCGGAGTTCGAGCTGTGCGATGCCGCTGCCAAACCCCACGGCAAATTGCGCATCAGCCTGCCGCAGGTGCATGGTTTGGTGATGCCAGTGATGAACGAGTTCATGGCGCTGTACCCGCTGATTGAACTTGATCTGGATTTGACCGATCGCATGGTCGATGTGGTTGAAGAAGGTTTCGACGCCGTGATCCGCACTGGCAAGCCACGGGATTCGCGATTGATGGCGCGAGCGTTGGGCGAATTTCACATGGTGCTGGTGGCCAGTCCGGCGTATCTGGCGCAACGCGGCGTGCCGCAGACGCCCGCCGATCTGGCGGATCACGCGTGCCTTCGGCATACGTTTCATGCCACCGGAAAACTGGAAACCTGGCCGCTGATCCGCGTGCCAGATGCCGCCGAGCCAGCGTTACCGACGCGGCTGGTCAGCACGTCGATCGAAGCGGTGGGGCATGCGGCGCTGGCCGGCATGGGCATTGCGTGTCTGCCGGATTTCATGACGCGTGAGGCCGAGGCGCAAGGCCGCTTGCAGCGGGTGCTCGACGCGCATCTGGAACACACTGGGCAGTTCTGGGTCCTATGGCCATCGAGTCGCCACGCCACGGCGAAATTGCGCGTGTTCATCGATCATCTGGCGTTGCGACTTTTTCCCGCAAACGAGGGTCGATAG
- a CDS encoding MFS transporter, whose product MNDAQLGCPALEQPADRHERLPLAALLALATAGFITVMTEAMPAGLLPQMSSGLNVSQALIGQLVTLYALGSILAAIPLTIATRGWRRKPLLLAAIAGFAIANSITALSQWYWLTLIARFIAGIFAGLLWALLAGYASRMVAPHLQGRAITVAMLGAPLALSLGIPAGTLLGTLVGWRLSFAIMTGLTVALVIWVHWQVPDFAGERVGNRIPLHKVFTLPGVRSVLLVTLTYVVAHNLLYTYIAPFLQPSGLDANVDRVLLAFGLASVLSLWIVGSLIDRWLRELVLISAGLFMLSAIALGLWRDMPNVVYIATAVWGLAFGAMPSLLQTASAKTAKEAADTAQSMLVTLWNVGIAGGGVMGGLLLGNLGVGTFPWIVAGLLVLTLSVTIKARSHGFTRAG is encoded by the coding sequence ATGAACGATGCCCAACTCGGTTGCCCCGCACTTGAACAACCCGCAGATCGCCATGAGCGATTACCCCTCGCCGCACTGCTGGCACTGGCCACCGCCGGCTTCATTACGGTCATGACCGAAGCCATGCCCGCCGGCCTGTTACCACAGATGAGCAGCGGCCTGAATGTTTCCCAGGCGCTGATCGGCCAACTGGTTACGCTGTACGCGCTCGGTTCGATCCTGGCAGCGATCCCGCTGACGATCGCCACCCGTGGCTGGCGAAGAAAACCGCTACTGCTGGCCGCCATCGCAGGCTTCGCCATCGCCAACAGCATCACCGCCCTGTCGCAGTGGTACTGGCTGACGCTGATTGCACGGTTTATTGCCGGCATATTTGCCGGGTTGCTCTGGGCGCTCCTGGCAGGTTACGCAAGCCGCATGGTCGCCCCGCACTTGCAAGGCCGCGCCATAACGGTAGCGATGCTCGGCGCACCACTGGCGCTGTCACTGGGAATCCCCGCAGGCACCCTGCTCGGCACCCTGGTCGGCTGGCGCCTGAGCTTCGCCATCATGACCGGACTGACCGTTGCGCTGGTGATCTGGGTGCACTGGCAAGTCCCAGACTTCGCCGGCGAACGCGTAGGAAACCGCATCCCGCTGCATAAGGTATTCACCTTGCCCGGCGTGCGATCCGTGTTGTTGGTCACGCTTACCTACGTGGTCGCGCACAACTTGTTGTACACCTACATCGCGCCGTTCCTGCAGCCATCCGGGCTTGATGCCAATGTCGACCGCGTGCTGCTGGCATTCGGCCTCGCTTCAGTGTTGAGCTTATGGATCGTCGGCAGCCTGATTGACCGCTGGCTGCGCGAACTGGTGTTGATCAGTGCCGGGCTGTTCATGCTTTCCGCGATAGCGCTGGGCCTGTGGCGCGACATGCCGAACGTGGTGTACATCGCCACCGCTGTTTGGGGCCTGGCGTTTGGTGCAATGCCATCGCTACTGCAAACCGCCTCGGCGAAAACCGCGAAGGAGGCTGCCGATACCGCGCAATCGATGTTGGTTACGCTGTGGAATGTCGGGATTGCTGGCGGGGGGGTGATGGGTGGTTTGTTGCTGGGGAACCTTGGGGTCGGGACATTTCCGTGGATCGTTGCAGGATTGTTGGTGTTGACTTTGTCAGTAACGATCAAAGCTCGAAGCCATGGCTTTACAAGAGCCGGATGA
- a CDS encoding SurA N-terminal domain-containing protein, translated as MLQNIRDNSQGWIAKTIIGVIVALMALTGFDAIFQATTHKNEAAKVNGDEISQNELSQAVDMQRRQLMQQLGKDFDASLLDEKMLRESALKGLIDRKLLLQGAEQAKFAFSEGALDQVILQTPEFQVDGKFSSERFDQVIRQLGYSRMQFRQMLAQEMLIGQLRAGVAGSGFVTDAEVLAFARLEKQTRDFATLNVKADPAAVKLTDDEVKAYYDEHAKEFMTPDQVIIDYVELKKSSFFDQVAVKDEDLQAAYQKEIANLSEQRRAAHILIEVNDKTTEAQAKAKIEDVQARLAKGEKFEALAKEFSQDPGSANNGGDLGYAGPGVYDPAFEKALYSLSKDQVSEPIRTDFGYHLIKLLGVEAPEVPTLASLKDKLTRELKAAQVEQRFVEATKQLEDSAFEASDLAQPAADLKLTVHTSKPFGREGGEGVAANRAVVTAAFSTEVIDEGANSTAIELDPETVIVLRSKEHLKPAQLPLESVNAAIRTQLTKEHASAAAKTKAEKLIADLRDGKAALDKSVDGQNWKATEAATRGQEGVDPAVLQALFRMPKPAAKDKPTFTSVTLPDGSLMIVRLNGVNEAAAPTDEEKVQYRRFLASREGQQDFAAYRKQLEAQAEIKRF; from the coding sequence ATGCTGCAGAATATCAGGGACAATTCACAAGGCTGGATTGCCAAGACCATTATCGGGGTCATCGTTGCACTGATGGCTCTGACCGGTTTCGACGCCATTTTCCAGGCCACGACTCACAAGAATGAGGCGGCCAAGGTCAACGGTGATGAGATCAGCCAGAACGAGCTGAGCCAGGCCGTTGACATGCAACGCCGTCAGCTGATGCAACAGCTGGGCAAGGACTTCGATGCTTCCTTGCTCGACGAGAAAATGCTGCGCGAATCGGCCCTCAAGGGTCTGATCGATCGCAAGCTGCTGCTGCAAGGTGCAGAACAAGCGAAATTCGCTTTCTCCGAAGGCGCACTGGACCAAGTGATCCTGCAGACACCTGAATTCCAGGTGGACGGCAAGTTCAGCTCCGAGCGTTTCGACCAGGTGATCCGTCAACTGGGTTACAGCCGTATGCAATTCCGTCAGATGCTGGCGCAGGAAATGCTGATCGGCCAACTGCGCGCCGGTGTGGCGGGCAGTGGTTTCGTCACCGACGCTGAAGTGCTGGCATTCGCCCGTCTGGAAAAACAGACCCGCGATTTCGCCACCCTGAACGTCAAGGCTGATCCGGCTGCGGTCAAACTGACCGACGACGAGGTCAAGGCCTACTACGACGAGCACGCCAAGGAGTTCATGACTCCTGATCAAGTGATCATCGATTACGTTGAGCTGAAAAAGTCTTCGTTCTTTGATCAGGTTGCCGTCAAGGACGAAGACCTGCAGGCGGCGTATCAGAAAGAGATCGCTAACCTGTCGGAACAGCGTCGTGCCGCGCACATTCTGATCGAAGTGAACGACAAGACCACCGAAGCTCAGGCCAAGGCGAAGATCGAAGACGTCCAGGCGCGTCTGGCCAAGGGCGAGAAGTTCGAAGCGCTGGCCAAAGAGTTCTCGCAGGATCCGGGTTCGGCCAACAATGGCGGTGACCTCGGTTACGCCGGTCCTGGCGTTTACGATCCAGCGTTCGAAAAAGCCCTGTACTCGCTGTCGAAAGACCAGGTGTCCGAGCCGATTCGTACTGACTTCGGTTATCACTTGATCAAGCTGTTGGGTGTGGAAGCGCCGGAAGTGCCGACCCTGGCCAGCCTGAAAGACAAGCTGACCCGCGAGCTGAAAGCCGCACAGGTCGAGCAGCGTTTTGTCGAGGCGACCAAGCAACTGGAAGACTCTGCGTTCGAAGCGTCTGACCTGGCCCAGCCAGCGGCGGATCTGAAACTGACCGTGCACACCTCCAAGCCGTTCGGCCGTGAAGGTGGCGAAGGTGTTGCAGCCAACCGTGCTGTGGTCACCGCTGCATTCAGCACTGAAGTGATCGACGAAGGTGCCAACAGCACCGCCATCGAGCTGGATCCGGAAACCGTGATCGTGTTGCGCTCCAAGGAGCACCTGAAGCCTGCACAACTGCCGCTGGAAAGCGTGAATGCGGCGATCCGTACTCAGCTGACCAAAGAGCACGCCAGCGCCGCAGCCAAGACCAAGGCGGAGAAGCTGATTGCTGATCTGCGTGATGGCAAGGCTGCTCTGGACAAGTCGGTTGACGGGCAGAACTGGAAAGCTACCGAAGCGGCCACCCGTGGTCAGGAAGGTGTTGATCCGGCGGTGCTGCAAGCGTTGTTCCGTATGCCGAAGCCGGCTGCGAAGGACAAGCCGACGTTCACCAGCGTCACTTTGCCGGACGGTAGTCTGATGATTGTGCGTCTGAACGGCGTTAACGAAGCTGCTGCGCCGACGGATGAAGAGAAGGTTCAGTACCGTCGTTTCCTTGCTTCGCGTGAGGGGCAGCAGGACTTTGCGGCGTATCGCAAGCAGTTGGAAGCTCAGGCTGAGATCAAGCGGTTTTGA
- a CDS encoding HU family DNA-binding protein produces MNKSELIDAIAASADIPKAAAGRALDAVIESVTGALKAGDSVVLVGFGTFSVTDRPARTGRNPQTGKTLEIPAAKKPGFKAGKALKEAVN; encoded by the coding sequence GTGAACAAGTCGGAACTGATTGATGCTATCGCTGCATCCGCTGATATCCCGAAAGCTGCTGCTGGCCGTGCGCTGGACGCTGTAATCGAATCCGTCACTGGCGCTCTCAAGGCTGGCGACTCCGTTGTTCTGGTTGGTTTCGGTACTTTCTCCGTGACGGACCGTCCGGCTCGTACCGGTCGTAACCCTCAGACCGGCAAGACTCTGGAAATCCCGGCTGCCAAGAAGCCAGGTTTCAAAGCCGGTAAAGCACTGAAAGAAGCTGTTAACTAA
- the lon gene encoding endopeptidase La: MKTTIELPLLPLRDVVVYPHMVIPLFVGREKSIEALEAAMTGDKQILLLAQRNPADDDPGEDALYRVGTIATVLQLLKLPDGTVKVLVEGEQRGTVERFSEVDGHCRAEVSLIEEVDAAERESEVFVRTLLSQFEQYVQLGKKVPAEVLSSLNSIDEPGRLVDTMAAHMALKIEQKQEILEIIDLSARVEHVLALLDAEIDLLQVEKRIRGRVKKQMERSQREYYLNEQMKAIQKELGDSDEGHNEIEDLKKRIDAAGLPKDALAKATAELNKLKQMSPMSAEATVVRSYIDWLVQVPWKAQSKVRLDLARAEDILDADHYGLEEVKERILEYLAVQKRVKKIRGPVLCLVGPPGVGKTSLAESIAHATNRKFVRMALGGVRDEAEIRGHRRTYIGSMPGRLIQKMTKVGVRNPLFLLDEIDKMGSDMRGDPASALLEVLDPEQNHNFNDHYLEVDYDLSDVMFLCTSNSMNIPPALLDRMEVIRLPGYTEDEKINIAVKYLSPKQIAANGLKKGELEFDAEAIRDIIRYYTREAGVRGLERQIAKVCRKAVKEHAMEKRFSVKVTADLLEHFLGVRKFRYGLAEQQDQIGQVTGLAWTQVGGELLTIEAAVVPGKGQLIKTGSLGDVMVESITAALTVVRSRAKSLGIPLDFHEKRDTHIHMPEGATPKDGPSAGVGMCTALVSALTGIPVRADVAMTGEITLRGQVLAIGGLKEKLLAAHRGGIKIVIIPEENVRDLKEIPDNIKQDLQIKPVKWIDEVLQIALQYAPEPLPDVAPEIVAKDEKRESDSKERISTH; the protein is encoded by the coding sequence ATGAAGACAACCATCGAATTGCCTCTCCTGCCATTGCGTGATGTCGTGGTTTATCCGCACATGGTTATCCCGCTGTTCGTGGGGCGCGAGAAATCCATCGAAGCCCTCGAGGCCGCGATGACGGGCGACAAGCAGATCCTCCTGCTGGCCCAGAGAAACCCGGCTGACGACGATCCCGGTGAAGACGCTCTCTATCGCGTAGGTACCATCGCCACTGTGCTGCAACTGCTCAAGCTGCCTGACGGCACCGTCAAGGTGCTGGTTGAGGGTGAGCAGCGCGGCACGGTCGAGCGCTTCAGCGAAGTCGACGGCCATTGCCGTGCCGAAGTCTCGCTGATCGAAGAAGTCGACGCCGCCGAGCGCGAATCCGAAGTGTTCGTGCGCACGCTGCTGTCGCAGTTCGAACAATATGTACAGTTGGGCAAGAAAGTCCCGGCTGAAGTCCTGTCGTCGCTCAACAGCATCGATGAGCCGGGTCGCCTGGTCGACACCATGGCGGCGCACATGGCGCTGAAAATCGAGCAGAAGCAGGAAATCCTCGAAATCATTGATTTGTCGGCCCGGGTCGAGCACGTTCTGGCCTTGCTGGACGCTGAGATCGACCTGCTGCAAGTCGAAAAACGCATTCGTGGTCGCGTCAAAAAACAAATGGAGCGCAGTCAGCGCGAGTACTACCTGAATGAGCAGATGAAGGCCATTCAGAAAGAGCTCGGTGACAGCGACGAAGGCCACAACGAAATCGAAGACCTGAAGAAGCGTATCGACGCTGCCGGTCTACCGAAAGACGCGTTGGCCAAAGCCACTGCCGAGCTGAACAAGCTCAAGCAAATGTCGCCGATGTCCGCTGAGGCCACCGTGGTGCGCTCGTACATCGACTGGCTGGTGCAAGTGCCGTGGAAGGCGCAGAGCAAGGTTCGCCTGGACCTGGCGCGCGCAGAAGACATTCTCGATGCCGATCACTACGGCCTCGAAGAGGTCAAGGAACGTATCCTTGAATACCTCGCCGTGCAAAAACGCGTGAAGAAAATCCGTGGCCCGGTGTTGTGCCTGGTCGGTCCTCCTGGCGTGGGTAAAACCTCGCTGGCAGAGTCGATTGCCCACGCCACAAACCGCAAGTTCGTGCGCATGGCCCTCGGTGGCGTGCGTGATGAAGCGGAAATTCGAGGTCACCGTCGGACTTACATCGGTTCGATGCCGGGAAGATTGATTCAAAAGATGACAAAAGTGGGGGTGCGCAACCCGCTGTTCCTGCTCGATGAAATCGACAAAATGGGCAGCGACATGCGTGGCGACCCGGCGTCGGCGTTGCTGGAAGTGCTCGATCCAGAGCAAAACCACAACTTCAACGACCACTATCTGGAAGTCGATTACGACCTCTCCGATGTGATGTTCCTGTGCACCTCGAACTCGATGAACATCCCGCCGGCGCTGCTTGACCGCATGGAAGTCATCCGTCTGCCGGGCTACACCGAAGACGAGAAGATCAACATTGCCGTCAAATACCTTTCGCCAAAACAGATCGCCGCCAATGGTCTGAAGAAAGGCGAGCTGGAATTCGATGCAGAAGCGATCCGCGACATCATCCGTTACTACACCCGTGAAGCCGGTGTGCGTGGCCTCGAACGTCAGATCGCCAAGGTCTGCCGCAAGGCGGTGAAAGAGCACGCAATGGAGAAACGCTTCTCGGTGAAAGTGACAGCTGACCTGCTGGAACATTTCCTCGGTGTGCGCAAATTCCGTTACGGTCTGGCCGAGCAACAGGATCAGATCGGTCAGGTAACCGGCCTTGCCTGGACGCAGGTGGGCGGCGAATTGCTGACCATCGAAGCCGCTGTTGTGCCGGGTAAAGGTCAGTTGATCAAGACCGGTTCGCTGGGCGACGTGATGGTCGAATCGATCACTGCCGCGCTCACTGTTGTGCGCAGCCGCGCCAAGAGCCTGGGCATTCCTCTGGACTTCCACGAGAAGCGCGACACGCACATCCACATGCCGGAAGGGGCGACGCCGAAAGACGGCCCTAGCGCCGGTGTAGGCATGTGCACGGCGCTGGTGTCGGCATTGACCGGCATTCCGGTGCGCGCTGATGTCGCCATGACGGGCGAGATTACTCTGCGTGGTCAAGTGCTGGCGATTGGTGGTCTGAAGGAAAAACTGCTGGCGGCTCACCGCGGCGGAATCAAGATCGTGATTATTCCGGAAGAGAACGTGCGTGATCTGAAGGAGATTCCTGACAATATCAAGCAGGATCTGCAGATTAAACCGGTTAAATGGATTGACGAGGTCCTGCAAATTGCGCTGCAATACGCGCCGGAGCCCTTGCCGGATGTGGCTCCGGAGATAGTTGCCAAGGACGAAAAACGTGAGTCTGACTCTAAGGAAAGAATTAGCACGCATTAA